The following nucleotide sequence is from Dyella sp. BiH032.
GGCTTGCCGAGTCGCTCTTCCAGATCGTGCATGGCGGTGGCGGTGCGTGAATACACCGTGCCGTAGCTGCTGCTCGAAAAACGGTTCCACGCGTTCTCGGAGAGCGCGTCGTACGGCGACTTCAGCCCCGCGCTCATCCGCTCCATCGTGAACACGTCGATCGACGGACGAATGCCCAAGCGCGCCGCCCAGGAACTGGGCACCAGGATGCGCTGGCCGCGCTCGCGCAGCATGCGCTGGTCCCAGTACTCGTTGAGCCCTTCGTCCAGCATCGGCTCCTCGAACTCGTTCGAGGCGAGCAGGCCATAGAAATAGCCGTGGCCGAACTCGTGGATGGTGACGAAGTCGATCTCCCATTGGTCCGAGGTGCGCGGGTCGATCTTCGAATAGCCTTCCGCGGTGAAGAAGGTCGGGTATTCCATGCCGCCGGCTTCGGCCGCGTTGTACGGCGGCACTACCGCGGTCACCGTGCGGTAGGGATACGCCCCCAGCGTGCGGGAGAAATAGTCCAGCGAATCGGTCGTCGCCTTCAGCACCGGCTGCGCGCTGGCCTTGTATTCCGGCGGATAGATCACCCGCACCGCGACCTTCGGCACACCCGGGCCCGCATAGCTGCCGTCGAGCGTCTGGTAGCCCTTGGCGGCGACCCAGGCGAAGTCGTGCACGTCGGCCTGCACGAAACGATAGGTGGTCTTGCCGTTGGCCTGTTCCGGCGTGCCCTGCAGTTCGCCCACCGCACCGACGGTGTAATCGGAAGGCACGGTGAGGCGCACGTCGTAGCTGCCGAAGTCGGCGTAGAACTCGCTGTTGAAATGGAACTCGTGCGCGTTCCAGCGCAGTTCCCTGGCGCCGCGCTCGCCCGGCAGCTCCAGCACGGCGATCTTCGGGAACCATTGCGCGACCAGGTTGAAATCGCCCCACCAGCCGGTGCGCTCGACCACGCGCGGCAGCTGGCTGAGGAAGTCGATGTCCAGGGTCAGCGTCTCGCCCGCGCCCACCGGTTGCGCCAGGTCGACGCGCACCACGGTCTGGTCGGTCTTCGGGCCGCCATCCGGCTGCACGAAACTCCACTTGAGCGCCGTCTCGCCCTGCTGCACGCGCTGCAGGTCGATCCAGCCCCACTGCCCTTTCTTCAGCGTGGCGGCGCCGCGCGAATGGCCGTGCGCGGTGAGCACGCGTCGTTCGGAGAAGAAGGTGCTGCCCTCGTTCTTGAAAGCATTGAGATACAGATGCAGGTACACGCTGCGTACCGGACGGTCGCTGCGGTTGCGCCAGGTCATCTGTTCGCGCCCGGTGACGGCATGTTTGGCGGCGTCCAGGTCCGCGTCGATGCGATAGCTCACCACTCGATCGGACAGCGTCGTCTCGGTGCCGCTGCGCTCGCCGCCCCAGGCGCCTGGCGCGCTGGGTTCGCGCACGCCCGCGGCATCGCCGCGCGCCAGCGGAATCTCCGCCGCCTCGGCCGAGGTGCCGGGCGACCCTGCCGCCTCCGTCGTCACCTTCTGCCCTACCGGCACCGCTCGCGGCACGGCGCCGCCGCTGGCCGCCGGCGCCGGGGCGTCCTGTGCCCATGCCATCCACGATGCCGCGCCGAGCGCCAGCACCCAAGCCAGTCCAACGACCCGGACCGTTCTTCCCGCCATATCGTCTCTCCCCTCGCGATACGCCAGCGTGCGACATGTGCGCACGAGCCGGCATAGGCCAAAGGTCACGGAACGAAGACGGCCATGGCATGCCCGGCGGCGCCATCACCTTCCTCGACCGAATCGCTTCCGCGGCATCACCATTCCGGCGGCGCATCCGACCCGTCGGCCGGCACCGCCCGCGCGCTCGGCCAGGACTGCGTAAGCGGCCGTGCAACGACGCCGTGCGCAAGCTGTCCCAGCGGTCCGTCCGGGCGCTAAGCTGCCCGGCAACAACGCCGCCGGTGGGGCGGCCAGTACGGATAGGCCATTGATGAGCAGCACTCGCCACTTACTCGAAACACCCGCCACGACGCCGCGCGCCCGCCGGAGCCTCCCATGCGCATCCTGATCGCCGAGGACGATCCGGCCATCGCCGCCGGCGTGTGTGCATCGCTGCGCCAGAGCGGCCACGCCGTGGACCACGTGAACGATGGCGCCCGCGCCGATACCGCGCTGCGCGACACGCCTTACGACCTGCTGATCCTCGACCTGGGCCTGCCCAACCTGGACGGCAGCGAGGTGCTGCAGCGCCTGCGCAAGCGCGGCGCCGGCATGCCGGTGCTGGTGATCACCGCCCGCGAGGGCCTGCGCGAACGGGTCCGCGTGCTGGATCTCGGCGCCGACGATTACCTGGTGAAGCCCTTTGCCCTCGCCGAATTCGAAGCCCGCGTGCGCGCCCTGCTGCGGCGCTATACAGCCCAGGGCGCGCCCGAACTGACCATCGGACGGCTGCGCCTGGACCTGCCCGGTCACCGCGCCTGGGTAGGCGACACGCCGCTCGAACTGACGGCGCGCGAGTTCGGCCTGCTGGAGGCGCTTGCCGCCCGGCCGGACCGCGTCACCAGTCGCGCCCAGCTCGTCGAGGCGCTGTGCAACTGGGACGAGGAACTCACCGACAACGGGCTGGACATCGCGATCTACCGGCTGCGCCGCAAGCTCTCCGGTTCCGGCACGCAGGTGCGCACCATCCGCGGTCTCGGCTATCTGCTGGAGGAATCGAAGGACGGCGCCGAGTGAGCGAATCCCAGCCCTGGCTGTACCGCCTGCTGGAGCCCGACGGCCGGCAGAGCCTGCGCCGTCGGCTGCTCGCGTTCCTGCTGGTGCCGTTGATGGCCATGCTCTTCATCGAGAGCCTGATCACCTACACCGGCGCGCTGGTCTATTCCAACCACGTGCACGACCGCGACCTGGCCGGCGGCGCGGAGACCGTGGCGCGCATGCTGCAGATGGGCCTGGACGGCCCGCTGTCCGAACAGGCGCGGTTCCTGCTGCAGTACGACCCCGAAGGCCACAACAACATCAATTACTTCAGCATCGCCAGCGAGCACCACGGCCTGCTCGCCGGCGCCGGCTCGTTGGCTCCGCCATCGCGGCTGGCGCTCTCCGTCAACGGCGAGCCCAAGCTGTTCGACGCCATGATCGACCGCCGGCGCGTGCGCGCGGCCAGCATGGTGATCGACAGCGTGCACGAACCGGGCGACACGCTCACCGTGACCGTCGCCGAAACCCTGCGCGACCGCCGCCAGCGCGCGCGGGAAATCCTGCTGCTGAGCATTCCCGCGCAGGCCCTACTCATCGCCGCGGTATTCGTGCTGGTGTGGTTCGGCGTGCGCATCGGCCTGCGCCAGCTCGACCCTCTCACGGCACGGCTGGCCGCGCGCGAACACGACCTGGCGCCGATCGGCGACGCCGACGTGCCGGTGGAAATCCTGCCGCTCACCCGCACCATCGACGGCCTGTTCGCGCGCCTGCGGGGCATGCTTGCGCTGCAGGAACGCTTCATTGCCGATGCCGCGCACCAGTTGCGCACGCCGCTGGCGGGCCTGCGCGTGCACGTCGAGCGCGCGCAGAGCGATCCCTCGCCGGAGACAGTGAAGGACGCGCTGGGCCATATCCTGCGCCTGACCCTGCGCGCCACGCGCACATCCACGCAGCTGCTCGCGCTCACGCGCGCGCAGGCGCCGGAGATGGACGGCGGGGCGCATACCCTGCTCGATCTGGGCCGCTTCATACCGGACATGCTGGCCTTGCGCGTACACGACGCCCTGGCCGCCGGTGTGGACCTCGGCTACGACGGCCTGCCGCAACCGGCCTGGATCGACGGCGACCGCACCACCTTGCAGGAACTGCTGGACAACCTGCTGGACAACGCGCTGCGCTACGCCGGCCGCGGCAGCATGGTGACCGTGGCCGTCGCCGAGGACGAACGCGGCGTCACGCTCAGCGTCGAAGACAACGGCCCCGGCGTGCCGCCGGCCTTCCTCGCGCGACTGGGCGAACGCTTCTTCCGGGTACCGGGCAGCAATGAGGAAGGCACCGGCCTGGGCCTGGCCATCGTGCAGCGCATCGCCGAGCGCCATCGCGCGCACGTGCGCTATACCGCCGGCAACGAAGGCGGCCTGCGCGTGGAAGTGCGCTTCCCGCCGGCACGAACCTCCAAAAAAGACGGCGACGCATGAGGCGTCGCCGGGTCGGTATCCCCTGCATGGGATCGTACGACACAAGAAAAAACCTGCGCCGCGCGGTGCCTGGACACCGCGCGGCGTAAGACTTACAGCGCCTTCTTGGCCTTGGTCAGCAGCTGGTCGAGCAGCGCGACGGCCAGGTCGATCTCTTCGTGCGTGATGTCCAGCGACGGCGCGAAGGTGATCACGTTCTTGTACCAGCCGCCCACGTCGAGCACGAGGCCGATCTTCTTGCCCTTGTGCTCCAGGTCGCCGGCCAGGCCGATGTCGACCATCTTGTCCAGCAGCGCCTTGTTCGGGGTGAAGCCGTCCTCGGTGCAGATCTCCGCGCGCAGCGCGAGGCCCAGGCCGTCGACGTCGCCGATTTCCTTGTGGCGCTTCTGCAGGTCGCGCAGGCCGTCGAGGAAATGCGCGCCCTTCACCGGCACGGTCTTCTCGTAGTCCAGCTCATAGCCCATCCGGATGACTTCGAGGCCGAGCGAGGTGCCGAGCGGATTGGAGTTGAAGGTGGAATGCGTGGAACCCGGCGGGAAGATCTCCGGATTGATCATCTCCTCGCGCGCCCACAGGCCCGACAGCGGGTTCAGGCCGTTGGTCAGCGCCTTGCCGAACACCAGCACGTCCGGCGTCACGCCGAAGTGCTCGATCGACCACAGCTTGCCGGTGCGCCAGAAGCCCATCTGGATCTCATCGACCACCATCAGGATGCCGTACTTGTCCAGCACCTTCTTGAGGTCTTTGAAGAACTGGCGCGGCGGCACCACGTAGCCGCCCGTACCCTGGATCGGCTCCACGTAGAAGGCGGCGTATTCGGCCTGGTTGACCTTCGGGTCCCACACGCCGTTGTACTCGGTTTCGAACAGGCGCTCGAACTGGCGCACGCAGGCGTCGGAGTACTCGTCCGGCGTCATGCCCTTCGGGCGGCGGAACGGATACGGGAACGGGACGAACATCGCGCGCTCGCCGAAATGGCCGAAGCGGCGGCGATAGCGGTAGCTGGAGGTGATGGACGAGGCGCCCAGCGTACGGCCGTGATAGCCGCCTTCGAAGGCGAACATCAGGCTCTTGCCGTTCTTGTAGTTGCGCACCAGCTTGAGCGAATCCTCGACCGCCTGCGCGCCGCCCACATTGAAGTGCACGCGGCCCTTCAGACCGAACTTCTGCTGCGCGTCGACGGCGATCGTCTTGGCCAGCTCGATGCGGGTCTGGTGCAGGTACTGGCTGGCCACCTGCGGCAGCAGGTCGATCTGCGCCTTCAGCGTGTCGTTGAGGCGCTTGTTGCCGTAGCCGAAATTGACCGCCGAGTACCACATCTGCAGGTCCAGGAACGGCACGCCGGCGGTGTCGTACATCCAGCTGCCCTGGCCGTGGCGGAAGATTTTCGGCGGGTCGACGTAATGCACGGTGTCGCCGAAGGAGCTGTACTGCGCTTCGTCGGCGAGCAGCTGCGCATCAGGGATCACGCCGGTGGCGGCGTTGGGATCGTAAGCGTTCATCGAAAAGTCCGAATGGGGATGAGTCGGGGTACGAAAACGAAACTCGGCGACGCGTCAGCCCGCCGCGACAGCCGGTGCCGGGCGCGCGTGCTCGGCGAGCAGGCTGCCGTCCAGCAGGCGGGGCAGCAGCTCCAGCGCATCGTCGAAGCCGGTGATCGGTACATACGGGATGCCGGCCGCGCGGCAATGCTCGATCAGGCGGTGCTTGGCGAACACGAAGTCCACGCGGTCCGCCGCGCAGAAATCGGAGGCACCGTCGCCGATCAGCAACGTCTTGGCGCCGCCGCTGCGAGCCTGCGCCACGCACGCGCACTTGCAGGTACCGCTGCGGCAGCCTTCGGCCTGGAACGGCGAAGTCAGCTGCCACTGGCGCGGCGGCTCCGCCGGAGCCAGGTGGTTGGCGGCCAGCGGCAGGCCGTCCAGCCCGTAGCGGCCGAGGATCTGATGGATGGCGTAGTCCAGCCCGTCGCTGACGACGCGGATCGGCGTGCCGAACTCACGCGTCTTGGCCACGAAGGCCGGAAAGGCGTGGTCGATCCACAGGCCTTCCAGATGCTTGTCCAGTTGCTCGCGGCTCATGTCCAGCAGGGCGACCTGGCCGCTCATGCACTCGCGCGAGCCGATGCGGCCGGCGCGCCAGTCCTGCTCCAGCGCTTCCCAGCCGGGACGGCCGAAACGGTCCAGCAGCGAATCGATCACGTCCTCGACGGAGATGGTGCCGTCGAAGTCGCAGAGGATGTTCCATGCCGTCACGCGGGCACTCCGGGGATTTCAGGGTGGCGCCACCATAGGCGCCGACCCCTTTCGGCCTCCTTTCTGCCTTTTCTAGGCCGAAGGTCACGGCCCCGGCCGTCGCGAAAGACCCGGCCCGAGGCGACCGGCGTTATGCTGCGCGCCGACGGCATTGCCGATTGTCACCTTTGGCCGATACCCTGCGCGGCTTGGCTCGCCGATGCTGCTGTGCGTCACCGGAATGGCGCGGGCGTCGGCTCGCACTCCGGCGGCTCTTCGCGGTCCAAGCGGCCGCGACTGTGCAGCCATCTTCCGCCTATGACCGGGAAAGACGTGTCCTCATCCGCCATCCACCCGTCGAACGACCGCACCGGCACGGCGGCCAGGCGCGCAGCGGTCCTGCTGTGCGCGGCCATCGGCGTCGCGCTGGCGGGCTGCTCGGTGGAGCCGCTGCCCGCGCTCAAGCCCCCTCTGCCCGATGCCTGGCGCCATGCGCCGCAGGGTGTCGCGCCGCCGGCGGCCGACCTGCGCAGATGGTGGCAGGCGCTGGGCGATCCGGCGCTGGACGGGCTCATCGACCGCGCGCTGCGCGGCAATCTCGACGTGGCCCAGGCCGCGGAGCGCCTGAAGGCCGCGCGGCTGATCGGAGGCCACGCCAAAGATGCCTACCTGCCCAACGTGCATGGCCGCACCAACGACGTGGTGAACCCGGACACCAGCGCGTCCTATTTCATGGTGGGCTTCGACGCCAGCTGGGAGTTCCCCTTGTTCGGCGCCTGGCAGAGCACCCGGCGCATCGCCGACGGACAGGTCGGCGCGGCCCAGGCCGCGCTGCGCGGCGCGCAGGTGTCGCTGGTGGCCGAAGTCACGCGCCGCTGGGTGGAACTGCGTTCCGCGCAGCGACAGGAAGGCCTGCTGACGGCCATCCGCGATGCGCAACAGGAAAAGCTGCGCCTGCTGCGCACGCGGGTGGATCTGAAGCTCGCACCGCCCGCCGAGGCGGCCCGCGCCGAAGCCGACCTGGCCCGGGCCGAAGCCGCCCTGGCCGAGCCGCGCCAGGCGATCAACGCCAACGCGCAGCAGCTGGCCGTGCTGCTGGGTCAGAACGAACCCGATCCGGCCTGGCTGGAGCCCGGCGCGCAACCGCGGCTCGGCGACTGGCAGCTCACCGCGGCACCCGCCGATCTGCTGCGCACGCGCCCGGAAATCGCCGGCGCCGAGGCCGAGGTGATCCGCGCCGCCGGCGAACTGGGCATGAGCCGCGCGGACATCTATCCGCACATCGGCTTCGGTTCGTCCATGCAGTGGTCGATCAACATCGCGACCAACCACCGCGCGCGCAACCACGAAGGCATTTTCTCCGCCGGCCCGGTGATCGACATCCCGCTGTTCGACTGGGGCCAGCGCGTCGCCACCGCGCACGCCAAGGACCACGACTTGAACGCCGCGCTGTTCGCCTATCGCCAGGCGGTGCTGCAGGGCGTGGCCGAAGCGGAAGTGGCCATGGGCGACCTGGAGCAGCTGCGCGGACGCGAGCAGGCGCTCGCGCAGGCGGCGCAGGCCTCCGGCGGCGGCGTCGCGGCGACGCGCAAGCGCGCGGAACTCGGCCTGGGCAGCGGCCTGGACCTGCAGGACAGCCTCATCGACAGTCACCGGGCCGAACTCGAGCTCGCGGCCGCGATCGCGCAGCGCGACCTGGCCTACGTCTCGCTCTACAAGGCGCTGGGCGGCGCGCCCATGCCGGAGCCGCCGCCGTCGAGGAGCACCGACTGATGGTGGCGCTCGCCCGCAAGACGCTGATCTACGAATGGCGCCGCTTCCTGCCGGCCATCCTCGCGGTGGGTTTCGCCGGCCTGCTGCAGTTGCTCCAGGCCGCTCTGGTGCTGGGCATCTTCGGCAGCGCCAGCGTGTACATCACCGGCTCGTCCGCCGATCTCTGGGCGGGCTACCCGGGCACGCAAAGCGTGAACCTCGGGCGCCCGGTCGACGTCGGCGTGGAGATGCGCCTGCGCATGGACCCTGCCGTGACGCAGGTCGAACCCTTCCACTGGGTGGATGCCGACTGGCGCGGCCCGCACGACACCGGCGGCGTCTCGGTCTTCGTCTCCGGCATCGACGCACGGCCGGGCGGCATGATGTTCGCGCATGCGCTGCCGCCCGAGCTGCGAGCGCGGCTCAACGAACCCGACGCGGTGATCGTCGACCGCGCCGACCTCGGCAGCCTGGGCGTAAGCGTCGGCGAGAACGCCGTGATCAACGGACACCGCGTGCGCGTGGCCGGCGTCAGCAACGGCCTGCGCGCGCTGGGCGGCGTGAACGTGGTCGCCTCGCTCGCCACCGCGGCCGAGCTGGACACCGACCCGGCCAACGCCAACCGCATGACCTACTTCGTGGCGAAACTGCGCGATCCCGCGCAGGCGGACGCGGTGGCCGAGCGCCTGCGCGGCGCCACTTCGTTCGGCAGCTATGACGTGTGGACCGCGCGCGACTTCGCGCGCCGCTCGCAGCTGTACTGGATGTTCGATACCGGCGCCGGCGCCGGCGTGCTGTTCCTGGCCGGCATCGTGTTCCTGGTGGGCGCCGTGATCACCAGCCAGACCCTGGTCGCCGCGGTGATCGGCTCCGTGCGCGAGTACGCCACGCTCAACGCGCTCGGGGTAGGCGTCGGCGCGCTGCGCAAGGTGGTGATGGAGCAGGCGTTCTGGGTGGGTGCGATCGGCCTGGTCGGCAGCGCGGTGCTCGGCGGCATTTTCTTCGCCTTCGCGCGCAGCCGCAGCGTGCCGGTGGCGCTGGATCCGCTCACCACCCTCGCCTGCCTGCTGCTGGGCATGGGCCTGGCGATCGTGTCGGGACTGGCCGCGATGCGCAGCCTGCGCCGCGCGGACCCGGCGAGCCTGCTGAGGTAGTCGATGGCCGGCGCGATCCCCACCCACTCCTCCGTCTCGCTGCAGGCCCGCGGCGTGACCAAGTCGTTCGAGTCCGGCCGCGTGCGCAGCACGGTGCTGCACGACCTCACGCTGGACATCCGTTCCGGCGAACTGACCCTTATCTCCGGCCCCTCCGGTTGCGGCAAGAGCACGCTGCTGGCGATCCTCAGCGGACTGCAGCGTCCCGACGCCGGCCAGGTCGCCGCGCTCGGCCAGGACCTCGGTCAGCTGGACATCCGCGCGCTGGAGCGCTTCCGCCTGCTGCACACCGGCTTCGTGTTCCAGGGCTTCAACCTCTTCCCCGCGCTCAACGCGGTGGAACAGGTGGAACTGCCGCTGAGCTACCTGGGCCTCGCGTCCGCGGAGGCGCGCCGGCGCGCGGTGGCTTCCCTGGAAGAAGTCGGCCTGGGCCCGCGCATGCGGTTGCGGCCGTCCGAGCTTTCCGGCGGCGAGAAGCAGCGTGTGGCGATCGCGCGCGCACTGGCCAAGCAACCCGAACTGCTGTTCGCCGACGAGCCCACCAGTGCGCTCGACGCCGCCAACGGCCAGATCATCATCGACATCCTGCACAGGATCGCCCGCGCGCACGGCACCACGGTGCTGTGCGTCAGCCACGATCCTCGCCTGGTCGGCCACGCCGACCGCGTCCTCGCCATGGAGGACGGCCGCATCCTCAGCGACCGCGTACAGCCGTCGCTGCCGGACGCCGTCCCGGGCCTCAAGGAATCTTCCGCATGAGTTCGCGCCTGCCCGTTTCGCGCCTGTCTCTCCCGCTGTTCGCCCTGGCTGGCGCGCTCGCCCTGTCTGCCTGCTCGCGCGGCGACGATGCCGAGAAAACGACGACCCAGGCGCCGCCCGCGTCGAACTACGCGGCGGTCGCGCGCGGCAAGATCGACATCGAAGGCGGCCTGCTGAAGCTGAGCGTGCCGCGCGATGGCGTGGTCGCCGAGATCAAGGTCCACGAGGGCGATCAGGTGCGCAAAGGCCAGCTCCTGGCGATGCTGGATACCGAGCCGGCGAAGCTGGCGGTCACCTCCGCCGACGCCGAGCAAAAGCAGGCCGAGGCGCAGGCCCGCCTGCTGGAATCGCGCATGAAGGCCGCCGACCAGCGCGCCGAGCGCCTCGAAGCCGCCGCCAAGGCCGGCGCCGGCGACGCCCAGAGCGCCGATGA
It contains:
- a CDS encoding M1 family metallopeptidase — its product is MAGRTVRVVGLAWVLALGAASWMAWAQDAPAPAASGGAVPRAVPVGQKVTTEAAGSPGTSAEAAEIPLARGDAAGVREPSAPGAWGGERSGTETTLSDRVVSYRIDADLDAAKHAVTGREQMTWRNRSDRPVRSVYLHLYLNAFKNEGSTFFSERRVLTAHGHSRGAATLKKGQWGWIDLQRVQQGETALKWSFVQPDGGPKTDQTVVRVDLAQPVGAGETLTLDIDFLSQLPRVVERTGWWGDFNLVAQWFPKIAVLELPGERGARELRWNAHEFHFNSEFYADFGSYDVRLTVPSDYTVGAVGELQGTPEQANGKTTYRFVQADVHDFAWVAAKGYQTLDGSYAGPGVPKVAVRVIYPPEYKASAQPVLKATTDSLDYFSRTLGAYPYRTVTAVVPPYNAAEAGGMEYPTFFTAEGYSKIDPRTSDQWEIDFVTIHEFGHGYFYGLLASNEFEEPMLDEGLNEYWDQRMLRERGQRILVPSSWAARLGIRPSIDVFTMERMSAGLKSPYDALSENAWNRFSSSSYGTVYSRTATAMHDLEERLGKPVMEKAFREYYRRWHFRHPSVADLKAALIDVSGDAKNVNEVFDQYVYGTAFIDDRVASIDNDEVVPQAGVFDKDGKRSEVDAEELDKQLDQQRKDWEKAHKDAKPGEGPFPWRGTVTVVRDGAPVPQLLRVTFADGSHEDVRWNDERRWARFVFDKPSKVVSAELDPDRKVLLDADKLNDSRTVKSNGAAARRWTADVGALLQAFYSFLVTL
- a CDS encoding response regulator transcription factor → MRILIAEDDPAIAAGVCASLRQSGHAVDHVNDGARADTALRDTPYDLLILDLGLPNLDGSEVLQRLRKRGAGMPVLVITAREGLRERVRVLDLGADDYLVKPFALAEFEARVRALLRRYTAQGAPELTIGRLRLDLPGHRAWVGDTPLELTAREFGLLEALAARPDRVTSRAQLVEALCNWDEELTDNGLDIAIYRLRRKLSGSGTQVRTIRGLGYLLEESKDGAE
- a CDS encoding ATP-binding protein, encoding MSESQPWLYRLLEPDGRQSLRRRLLAFLLVPLMAMLFIESLITYTGALVYSNHVHDRDLAGGAETVARMLQMGLDGPLSEQARFLLQYDPEGHNNINYFSIASEHHGLLAGAGSLAPPSRLALSVNGEPKLFDAMIDRRRVRAASMVIDSVHEPGDTLTVTVAETLRDRRQRAREILLLSIPAQALLIAAVFVLVWFGVRIGLRQLDPLTARLAAREHDLAPIGDADVPVEILPLTRTIDGLFARLRGMLALQERFIADAAHQLRTPLAGLRVHVERAQSDPSPETVKDALGHILRLTLRATRTSTQLLALTRAQAPEMDGGAHTLLDLGRFIPDMLALRVHDALAAGVDLGYDGLPQPAWIDGDRTTLQELLDNLLDNALRYAGRGSMVTVAVAEDERGVTLSVEDNGPGVPPAFLARLGERFFRVPGSNEEGTGLGLAIVQRIAERHRAHVRYTAGNEGGLRVEVRFPPARTSKKDGDA
- a CDS encoding aminotransferase class III-fold pyridoxal phosphate-dependent enzyme; the protein is MNAYDPNAATGVIPDAQLLADEAQYSSFGDTVHYVDPPKIFRHGQGSWMYDTAGVPFLDLQMWYSAVNFGYGNKRLNDTLKAQIDLLPQVASQYLHQTRIELAKTIAVDAQQKFGLKGRVHFNVGGAQAVEDSLKLVRNYKNGKSLMFAFEGGYHGRTLGASSITSSYRYRRRFGHFGERAMFVPFPYPFRRPKGMTPDEYSDACVRQFERLFETEYNGVWDPKVNQAEYAAFYVEPIQGTGGYVVPPRQFFKDLKKVLDKYGILMVVDEIQMGFWRTGKLWSIEHFGVTPDVLVFGKALTNGLNPLSGLWAREEMINPEIFPPGSTHSTFNSNPLGTSLGLEVIRMGYELDYEKTVPVKGAHFLDGLRDLQKRHKEIGDVDGLGLALRAEICTEDGFTPNKALLDKMVDIGLAGDLEHKGKKIGLVLDVGGWYKNVITFAPSLDITHEEIDLAVALLDQLLTKAKKAL
- a CDS encoding MtnX-like HAD-IB family phosphatase yields the protein MTAWNILCDFDGTISVEDVIDSLLDRFGRPGWEALEQDWRAGRIGSRECMSGQVALLDMSREQLDKHLEGLWIDHAFPAFVAKTREFGTPIRVVSDGLDYAIHQILGRYGLDGLPLAANHLAPAEPPRQWQLTSPFQAEGCRSGTCKCACVAQARSGGAKTLLIGDGASDFCAADRVDFVFAKHRLIEHCRAAGIPYVPITGFDDALELLPRLLDGSLLAEHARPAPAVAAG
- a CDS encoding TolC family protein; its protein translation is MSSSAIHPSNDRTGTAARRAAVLLCAAIGVALAGCSVEPLPALKPPLPDAWRHAPQGVAPPAADLRRWWQALGDPALDGLIDRALRGNLDVAQAAERLKAARLIGGHAKDAYLPNVHGRTNDVVNPDTSASYFMVGFDASWEFPLFGAWQSTRRIADGQVGAAQAALRGAQVSLVAEVTRRWVELRSAQRQEGLLTAIRDAQQEKLRLLRTRVDLKLAPPAEAARAEADLARAEAALAEPRQAINANAQQLAVLLGQNEPDPAWLEPGAQPRLGDWQLTAAPADLLRTRPEIAGAEAEVIRAAGELGMSRADIYPHIGFGSSMQWSINIATNHRARNHEGIFSAGPVIDIPLFDWGQRVATAHAKDHDLNAALFAYRQAVLQGVAEAEVAMGDLEQLRGREQALAQAAQASGGGVAATRKRAELGLGSGLDLQDSLIDSHRAELELAAAIAQRDLAYVSLYKALGGAPMPEPPPSRSTD
- a CDS encoding ABC transporter permease, producing the protein MVALARKTLIYEWRRFLPAILAVGFAGLLQLLQAALVLGIFGSASVYITGSSADLWAGYPGTQSVNLGRPVDVGVEMRLRMDPAVTQVEPFHWVDADWRGPHDTGGVSVFVSGIDARPGGMMFAHALPPELRARLNEPDAVIVDRADLGSLGVSVGENAVINGHRVRVAGVSNGLRALGGVNVVASLATAAELDTDPANANRMTYFVAKLRDPAQADAVAERLRGATSFGSYDVWTARDFARRSQLYWMFDTGAGAGVLFLAGIVFLVGAVITSQTLVAAVIGSVREYATLNALGVGVGALRKVVMEQAFWVGAIGLVGSAVLGGIFFAFARSRSVPVALDPLTTLACLLLGMGLAIVSGLAAMRSLRRADPASLLR
- a CDS encoding ABC transporter ATP-binding protein, whose product is MAGAIPTHSSVSLQARGVTKSFESGRVRSTVLHDLTLDIRSGELTLISGPSGCGKSTLLAILSGLQRPDAGQVAALGQDLGQLDIRALERFRLLHTGFVFQGFNLFPALNAVEQVELPLSYLGLASAEARRRAVASLEEVGLGPRMRLRPSELSGGEKQRVAIARALAKQPELLFADEPTSALDAANGQIIIDILHRIARAHGTTVLCVSHDPRLVGHADRVLAMEDGRILSDRVQPSLPDAVPGLKESSA